The genomic interval TGGACAATTcctttttctcattcattcattcattgtctgaaatttccagtgaatgtgtgtctgtgttgccctgtgaaggactggcgccccctccagggtgtgttcccaccttgtgcccaatgattccaggtaggctctggacctcctgcaaccctgaactgaataagcggttacagagaatgaatgaatgaattaattaattaattaattaattaactgttATGCTAGTTCTGAAAACTGCTGCAAGTCAACACTTGCAACACCAGTGTTTGCTTGAACCATAACTGACACTGACCTAGTCAAACCAAAACTTTGTAATTTACTGCATGTCATACAAATGTCCAGTGTCCTGATATTTCCTTGATATCTTCCTCTGCAGATATGGAGGTAAAGTCCTTAAACAAGCGAACCTCTGGCCAGGCCTTTGAGGTCATCCTGAAAAGCCCCACTGACCTGTCACCGGACCGTCCTCAAAGCCTGTCTCTGGCAAGCATCAGGAAGGAGTCCTCGCTGGAAGAACTGCTAAAGAAACTGGATGCTGCTGAGGAAAGGAGAAGGGTGAGGAGAAGTGTTCTGAAATTCTAATGTATTGACATCCCATTGGTTGAGATAAGGAAGATTTAGGAAATTGAGATCTTTGACTTCTCTTACTATTTTTCTCACTCTCCATCTGGCCACAGTGTCAGGAGCAGCATGTCCTGAAGCAGTTGGCTGAGAAGCGAGAGCATGAGAAGTTGGTTCTGAACAAAGCCCAGGAGGTCAACAACAACTACAGCAAGATGGCAGAGGAGAAACTCATCCACAAAATGGAAGTGAGCAGTGAGAACCGTACGGCCCGTCTCAGCGCTCTAAAGCAGCGTCTGAGAGAAAGGGTAAGctccatttttttctctttttctgtttctaataTTTAGTTGCATTGTGTCTTCTATCATCAGTTCAACTTTTAGTAAAACAGAGGCACACCCTACTATTATGATTCAGGTTTAACAGCACTGTTAGCTCCACTGAAATGGTTTCAAATATGTGTGGGATTTATGATCGGTTCcacagggtgctccggtttcctccaacattCCAAAAACATACTTTGGGAGGAGGATTGGccgtgtgaaactatccacaggtgtgagtgtgtgtgtgtgtgtgtgtgtgtgtgtgtgtgtgtgtgtgtgtgtgtgcgcgcaactggatgagtgtgtgaaaatgtccacaggtacgagtgtgtgagtcactgcgtgagtgtgtgaaaccacaCAGGTGTTTGTATGCAGAAGTCCACAGGTGTTTGTATGCAGGGTGggactgtggcgcagcaggcacCCCAGGTCCTCGTGGGTTTTCTCtagctccggtttccccccacggtcctaaaacacacattgttaggtggattggcgtctctAATGGGTccataaatgtgaatgtgtgtgggtgtcaccctgcgaaggactggcgccccctccaggatgtgttcctgccttgtgtccaccgcaaccctgaattggaaaagtggttacagaaaatgaatgaatgaatgaatgaatgaatgaatgaatgaatgtttggatgCACAATGTTTCCAAATGGGCTCTGGACATACCATGACCCTTATAAGGATGAAGTATAGTTACAGAAGGTGAACACATGACTCAGTGGTTTCATTTTAAGATTAATGTGAATACACATATGGCAATTGCATATAGGTACGAATACATTATTTTTAGGAATTAACTGAAAACTAAAAGAAATCCCTATAAAGTCCTAATTCTAGAATTTTTCAAAGATATCTGAAGGAATACATCTTTCCACGTGCtctttacttatttttgcttctCACAATGTGTGTAATCCCAAATATATTCAGTGATTTTGAGGTCTGGACTCAGGAAGCCCATTGTTCTGAGGACACCAGCGGCTTCTTAATTGATTTGCAATTTTTTTAGTCTTTTTCCTTTTCCCAGtaattgctttgttttttttaatagatcCACATCCTTTGAGATCCACAGCATTAACCTGTTACAAATGTCTAAACTGTCTAACTGGCTTTTCTTCCAGGAGCAGCATGCTGAAGAGGTTCGCAGAAATAAGGAGCTGCAGTCAGAACTCTCTGGCTAAGGACAAAGCCACCGGCCTCCTGAAGCCCGCCCCCTTATAGCATCCCAACCTTTCCTGTTTGGGTTTGGAAAAATAATGTCACTTTTTAAAGCCACTCTGTCTTAAGAGGTCATCAGATTCTCACTCACACTATCAATCTCATTTCCCACAGAAAGCAACGGAAAATCATAAAATAATGTACTGATTCATATCTTAACTTCACAAAAATTCAACTTGGTATTCACATTTCCACTGCACATTCTGGAGTACTGATGCTCACACTGGTAGTGAATGAAAATTCAATTAACCCAGTTTTTCAGTGTGCCAAAGCAATATGGCCATTAACCGAATGCTGAAgaccataaaaacaataaagctGAAGCATAGCAGCTTCATATAAACACGTGTGTATTATTTCTGTCTCTGACATGAAAGATCTGTGTATgcaaaaattatgaaaatgaatgaatgaatgaatggtggatGGTATTGATGCCATATCAATATCACTGCAGCCCAAAACCAGCATAACGCTATCAGATAAATGATAGAATATAAGCTTTAAAATTGCATgttgttttcattatttatacTGTTATTGCTTATGATATGTGATATTCCCATGTGCTGACATTGTACATTTGAACATATATCATAGAATATCGAAGAATGAACTAATATGAATTTATTAATAAAGCctaggctttaaaaaaaatgcagatatCAACAAATACAACCACTTCTCAAACACAATCTAATTTCActcttgttattttttttagacTGCAGAATTCAGTCATTAAGAATTAAGAAGGTTTGGAGGAATGTGATGTGAAATGGTtcattataaacacatttacagtggtggtgatacaAACCAGGGATCACAACGTCGACAATGCagagataataataaaaaattacaatacactttaataatatagcgcttttccaacaaAACAATTGTTAACATAAACATTAGATTTACCATCCAGTACAAACCTAAGCcttcataaacaaaacataaatctCCACCATGAACAAAGCACTTAGGCAAAAACTATTGAAaagcaatatatatttaattatccaCCATATTTTTTTGGGTGTTAATCTAAAAAAATTGGCAGTGTAATAGCATAGAGTTTGTGAGTTTTAATCTACATTAACCTCCAGTTTCCATCACTGCCATTGTGAACAATTCTGGCTTGACATGCTCCTCTAGAAATTTCACAAATGAAATATATAGAAAAAAGGGTATAACCCTTTGGCAAATGTGCCAAAACAGTGTTATGGAAATTCCAACTGATTAATTTCTGAATAATTGATGATGAATGTGCCACTATTTTCAGTGTTAtaaggtttttaaaacctaaaagaATGTTAATGGTGTTACGTTAAAATCAATCAAAACCGAAAATTGAACTTTTCATCTAGCTGGTTCAGATCTGgtccgttcattcattcattcattgtctgaaatcgcttatccagtacagggtcgaggtgggtctaccccggaatcattgggcacaaggtgggaacacttACATTAACCGATTATATCACATAATATCACTGTTGATCATCAATCTCTGATGTAGTGTACAGTCAATAGAGTGAAGAACGACTCTAGAGTCCACTCCTCAACACAAGATATGAAACATTGGCCCGAGTTGTGTATTGCAATTATCATGAACACATTCCAACCAGAATCTGGTAGCTTGAATTTTCCATTTAAAGAAAGAGggataatacaaaaaaaatgagGGTATGTTGAAGGAATTTCACATCTGACTAACTCCAAGAATCTCATTTAAATAAGGgttaaataacaattaaataaGGGTCTCCatcatattttatttcagtgGCATGACAATCACTCAGCGTACATTGTTGGTGCATCATCTGGACTGAGGGGATGTATGGAAAAGCCATATGTATTATATAGGTAATGTATTATATAGGTCAtaagagtaaataaaataagtaagtTTAGTAAGCAAGTTTTCCCCAAatcagaacaaaataaaattaaatatatttgttaaaaaggtacaaaacaatgtttatgaatctgattatttattatattcccTTTTTTTCTACAAAGTGCAAATGAAAGCACATGAAAAGTCAAATCAAGTGAAATGACAGTTGCTCCACTGACCGTGTCCCCTTCATATGGGTGGCCAAGTTTAaaacttaattcattcattgtctgtaaccgcttatccagttcagatttgcggtgggtccggagcctacccggaatcattgggcacaaggcaggaatataccttggagggggcgccagtccttcacatggcaacacagtcacacttacagactgtttttgagttaccaatccacctaccaatgtgtgtgtttttggaccgtgtgaggaaacctgagcacccggaggtaacccacacaaacatcgggagaacacaccaaactccccacagacagtcacccagactgggacttgaacccacaacctccacgtccctgaggttgtgtgactgcaacactacctgctgtaccgagtttaaaaatgtttaatacaaTATCTCTGATATATACTAGATGACATGCGGCCATGGTGAAACAATTGACTCTTACAGCAGAGCTAGCTAGCATGCTAACCTGCAAATATTGTTGATCTACGAAAAATGATACATGTCcacatatacaaatatatatatataaaataac from Hoplias malabaricus isolate fHopMal1 chromosome 3, fHopMal1.hap1, whole genome shotgun sequence carries:
- the stmn3 gene encoding stathmin-3, which translates into the protein MASTVTAYSEKLMEMSVLSLICSCLHPKPHPQTLGVFDDMEVKSLNKRTSGQAFEVILKSPTDLSPDRPQSLSLASIRKESSLEELLKKLDAAEERRRCQEQHVLKQLAEKREHEKLVLNKAQEVNNNYSKMAEEKLIHKMEVSSENRTARLSALKQRLREREQHAEEVRRNKELQSELSG